ATATTTTGTTGTAATCATATTTAACACACAAAATGTATATAAACAGAACTTATGAAGTTTTTTGGATGTGCAAGTGATTTGGTCTCAACCTGACCTATACGAAAGTTACCCTTTTTAACAAGTTACACAACCAGCTCAACCCACCCATTTTGCCACCATTACATAGACTATGAAAACACCATTGAGACAGTTGTTTATAGATTACTTTGCGTCACTTTCGTCATAATAGGACGAATTTCTCAGAACTGCGCTTCCATATAGCAATGGGTATACTGGAGATCTTTGTAACTCGCCGAAGTTTATGCCTCCACCCTTAAATATCAGATAAATACATATGTGAGTATTGAAGATAAATACAGTACATAAACTATTGGTAggaatttttaatttttctttttttaaaaaattacTAACCTTTATGACTGTTTTGTCACCCAAGGTAATATCAGCCTGAAAATCACGGTCAATAGAAGTAGCAGCGACCGTTAATATCCAGGGTGCAACGTTAACAACCGATTCCCTTCGGGGCCCCGAATTACCCGCCGAACAAACGACCGTTATCCCCTTTTCTTCAGCATGAAACGATCCAATTGCAATCGGATCTCTCTGAAAATTTGGTCCGTATCCTGCAGTTGACCCGAGAGATAAAGATAATACATCTACACCATCTGCAACTGCATCATCAAATGCAGCCAATATATTCGATCCAGAACACCCTCTAATTCCACACACACGGTACACTGCGATTCTTGAACCGGGAAAACCGCCCTTTGCGGACCCCATTGCGAGCCCGTAATACGATGCGTTAGGTACGGTGTTGCCAGCAGCTGTTGATGCAACGTGGGTCCCGTGGCCACTTCTATCCCTTGCGGAACTGTAATCACCCGCGTAATATCGCGCTCCAATTAGTTTCCTGCGCGTACAAAAAAATATTGTAGCTGGTTTATGTAGAGGTGGCAAATTGGGTGGGTCGGGAGGGAATGGTAAACATGTCCTGAGTTCTaatgtttatattaataactaGTTTGTGGAATATGATTAACAACTATGTTAAATGGCAGTTTAAGTTACCGATTACAGCTTTTGGCTGTGAAATCTTCACTTTTCATGCAAGTTCCTTTCCACTTCTTTGGTATAGGACCAAAACCGTCGTCATCGAAACTTTTAGACTCCGGCCAAATACCTGAATAAATAGAGATCCAATTCACAGTAGATGAACTTAATTGTTTGGGTTATTTAGGATGATAAAGAATGTATTACTAGTACtttcatgataataatatgtaatagatTATGTTGATTTTAAAATTTGATGACAATGTTAACTGTATAACTGTTTTGGGTAACAACCTGTGTCCATAACACCTATGACGACATCAGAAGCTTCATTTGAATTCGAAACGTTGTACGCAGCGCGTGTTGGGATATCAGTTTCTACTAGAGTTTGGTATTTCAGAAAATCCCATGAACGCGTTGTGTGTAGTTGCAAGATAGGATCTGGAAATACCGAAACTACCCCTGGTTTTTGTGCAATATCTTGTGCATCTTTTTCAGTCAAATGTGCTGCAAATCCTAAAAAGCTGTTTTGGTAGTTGTGCACAACTGGATTCGTTTCCCTAAAGTATGATATTGTTAATTGCTACCATACTCGCAAAAGCATGAATAGATGATATATACTTCGAGTTAGCATAACTCCGTGATATGATTTAAGTACTATAGAGGTGgcgattttgacccatttactccTGATAAAGTCAATCCAGGCGATACAAAATGTCCAATATATCAAATTGGGGTCCTCAAAATAATCTAACAGGAAGTGGGTCAAACGATTCGAGATGATAAATACACGTTTCGAATCCAAACCTGTCTTGACTTATACCAAAAAGTACAAGTTTTTACCCATACCCAATTTGACTAGTTATCAGACCCACCCAATTAGCAACCTTCAGTACTAAAAGGATCAAGCATGCTGAAAGAATCTATAACCGTCATGTAACATTTTCATCCTTAAACAATTTTGTTATACAGTATTTGAAGATGACTTTGAGTAGATGTGCAAATGTTAGGGTTTggactgttcaaaaaaaaaaaatttacgggtTTGGCAAGTTGGGTAACAGGTAAATTTAGTTGGGTTAACTTCCCCATACTTTTTATTCAAATGGATGTTTTGAAATTTTAACTATACTTTGTGTGACTTTCGACCCATTTGACTAACTTGACCCATTTAGTGTTTGTTGAGTTCTAAACTTAACCAACTGGACCTGCTGGTTATGATATAAAACCAGAATCAGATTATAAGTAAGTCAATTGGTCGAACTTGCATCCTTCAACTGTGTTGGCAGTGAAAATGCAACGCgcgaaataaatataaataacaccGTTATTTTATGTTACCTTTGAAGTAAAGAAGTGAGAATGTTGTTCTTTGTTGAGGTAGCAGCATTACCCATATACACAATATAAACACCATTATTTTCTTCTTCACCTGCCTTATTTCCTCTTAATAAACATATTAGAAAAATCAAGCTACACAAAACATAGAGACCTTTCATTGTTTTTGCAAATATAACACACACTTGCTTATCAATGGCATAcacacacttatatttatatatagtatcAACTGACCAAACAGACTTCGTGTAGAAGAACGAACATGGTTTGGTTATGAGCTCAGTCGAGTGTGATGGTAATTTGTAACAGTTAGTTTATACATAAACAATATACTTCTATTAAAGTTATGGTTAGGCAATATATACGAAGTGTGATGGTAATTTGTAACAGTAATTTTGTTTTCTTCACGTTAGGAAACCAAACAATGTAGACATTATTGACAAACGTACATTAATGTAACTGAAATGGCCATTTTACAAAAATAGAGTTCATTTGCCTTTAAATACATAATTTATCACTACGAATAGTAACTTTTGCTTTTTTGGTTGTCTTACTTTATGCATATGTTATTGTACATTGCTTAATATGTATGTCTTGTAATTCATAGTCTCTTTGATGATTCTGGTACACTTCCATGTCTTACTTTTTTCACTTTCTTAATTTAAGTTCATGGGGCAAGGCAAAGTGATTTACTTTGATAATTCTACTTTATGCATGCTTTAAGGTTTCTAACAtaaaccctttttgttcttgttaGAGTAGTTGATAGATTGTAAGAGATGGTTGCTTGAATGCTTAGATGTTTAAAACTTGAGTATTAATTGTAAACTATGAAAttgttgtaaggatattaggacccaaaacaacgtaagtgattcaacaagatcactcaccgatagtaattctacaagattactaacccacttaatgaacgaaagattataaatgcaagaaatgtaaatcgacacaagagataacgtggttatatgcaatcgttgtgattgctttagtccacggaccaactagagaatgtatttactgaatatttgtggtgtgtttacaatgagttacaaaagggtctatttatagaatggtttaaggagtaagctaaaaacaattccttgaagcttcatgtgagtttcctgacagcttcatggaagctacatgtgagtttcctgacagcttcgtggaagctacatgtgaatttcctcacaacttcgtggaggCTACATgttagtttcctaacaacttcgtggaagcttcgtgtgagtttcctggaatcttccctctaattgtttaaagttctccatatctccaacaatctcccacttggagactttgaacaaacccaaccttcgtcaacccaaaatatcaacgatctaaccaagaacgttaaaccaccattataccgccaaacttcatttgggacacgcacactcaacacatacttcggatgagcagactttcgatacaaggtcttcaacactacttgttagaattgaaacattaactctctaattctctagttggggtattctctcatcaattcattagaagaccaattgaggtaatgcaaaacctcaatttctctgtcgtaacaaccttagtaaacatatcagcaggattcttcgtaccaaggattttctccaataataaagtaccatcatttatatgttgtcgaataaaatgataccgtatcttgatgtgtttcgtacgactatgaaacaccggattcttcccaagatgaaccgcactttgattatcacaatctaagacgcaatagtcttgtcttttacccaactcacctaagaagtttttcatCCAAACAaactctttagaagcttctgcaatagccatatattcggcttcggtggttgataaagcaacactcttttgtagtcgagacatccaactaaccgccg
The window above is part of the Rutidosis leptorrhynchoides isolate AG116_Rl617_1_P2 chromosome 1, CSIRO_AGI_Rlap_v1, whole genome shotgun sequence genome. Proteins encoded here:
- the LOC139858457 gene encoding CO(2)-response secreted protease-like, producing MKGLYVLCSLIFLICLLRGNKAGEEENNGVYIVYMGNAATSTKNNILTSLLQRETNPVVHNYQNSFLGFAAHLTEKDAQDIAQKPGVVSVFPDPILQLHTTRSWDFLKYQTLVETDIPTRAAYNVSNSNEASDVVIGVMDTGIWPESKSFDDDGFGPIPKKWKGTCMKSEDFTAKSCNRKLIGARYYAGDYSSARDRSGHGTHVASTAAGNTVPNASYYGLAMGSAKGGFPGSRIAVYRVCGIRGCSGSNILAAFDDAVADGVDVLSLSLGSTAGYGPNFQRDPIAIGSFHAEEKGITVVCSAGNSGPRRESVVNVAPWILTVAATSIDRDFQADITLGDKTVIKGGGINFGELQRSPVYPLLYGSAVLRNSSYYDESDAKNCIPRALDQDKVKGNIILCENRDGIYTAKLKVSSIKKLGALGMIFINDDSRAVASATGSFPMATVNRKDGHNIISYVSTTRKPKATIQPTVTVTQYKPAPVVAYFSSRGPSYATRDLLKPDVAAPGVAILASWPDNDSVVKLAGKNSPQFFILSGTSMACPHVSGLAAMIKAQNPNWSPSAIRSAIMTTATQTNNMKKPITTNSGSIATPYDFGAGEVSSSPLQPGLVYETETIHYLHFLCNIGYSVATIKRISSTVPPDFTCPTKSTENPISNMNYPSIAISRFNGTQSKVKRTATNVESGDTTYTASVEAPNGLDVKVVPNTLEFTENNKKLTFEVKFSSEGKLSGDNFGAITWSNGKYRVRSPFVVTSR